ACCGATGTATCGAGAACGATAGTCACAGCTGACGCGTCATTCTAACGTAGCCACATGGCTACACCTAAACGCTCCACCAAAACGCCCACCGGCAAGCACGAAGTCCGCACCGCGATCATCGCCGCCGCGCGCGATCTTTTCGCCGAGCGTGGCTACGCCGCCGTCAGCGTGCGCGACATCGCCGAAACCGCGCGCGTCAACCACGGCCTCGTCCACCGCCATTTCGGCGCCAAGGATGCTGTGTTGCACGCCGTGCTGCAAGGCATGTTCGAGGACGTTGGCGGTCTTGTTCGCGCCAATCTCAAGCCAGGCGACCCAGACTTCATCGAGCGCCTCTACCCGCTCGCCGCCGCACGCAAACAGGATTGGCAAATCCTGATGCGCGCCGTGCTCGACGGCTTCGACTTCCAAACTGCCGGATTCGAGTTTCCGATCACCGGCGCTGTCGTTGATCACGTGGCGGCGCGACGCGGCTCCCGCAACGAGGCCAGCCGCACCATCGCCGGCGCCATCATTGCCGGCGGAATCGGCTGGCTGCTGCTCGAATCCTACCTCTCGCCGGTGCTGAAGCTCGACGGCGTGGATCACGAGAAGTTGCGCAAGCGCATGGGCGCGCTGTTTCAAGGCTTGGTTGACGCCTAACGACACCGAGTGTAGTCGGGTGACTACATTTCTCGGAGTAACCCATGTCCGCCGACTATATCATCGTCGGCGCGGGCACGGCGGGCTGCGTCCTCGCAGAACGCTTGAGCGCGCGCGGCTTCCGCATCCTGCTGCTCGAAGCTGGCGGCGATCATCGCCATATGCATGTGCAAATCCCCGCCGCGTTCCCCAAGCTGTTCAAGACGCAACGCGATTGGGCCTACAGCACAACCCCGCAGGCAGCACTCAACAACCGCGCGATCTTCTGGCCGCGTGGCAAAATGCTGGGCGGCTCCTCATCGATGAACGCGCAAATCCATCAATGGTGCAGCGCGCACGATTTCGATGATTGGAATATCGAAGGCTGGCGCAGCGCGGATTTGGCGCCCGCGCTGAAGCGCGTCGATGGCGAGCTCAATGGCGGCGCCCTGCGTGAACCCAATCCGCTCACCCACGCCTTCATCCAATCCGCGGCGGCTAGGGGTTTGCGCACAAAAGGTAGCTACAATAGCGGCGTGCTAGAATCCGGCGCCTGGGTCGCCGAAGTCGCGCACCGCGATGGCGCGCGTCTCAGCGCCGCTGACGCCTATCTCGGCAAGGCCAAGACCGCTGGCGTTCGCATCCTTACCCACGCGCACGCCGAGCGCGTCCTGTTCGACGGCAAACGCGCCATCGGCGTCGAACTCCGCCAAGGCCGCGACGTCCAGCGCGTCACCGCAAACGCGGGCGTGATCCTGTGCGGCGGCGCTGTAAACACGCCGCAAACGCTCATGCTCTCCGGCATTGGCCCAGCGGCTCAGCTCAAAGCACTTGGCATTGAAGCGAGACATCACGCTCCCGACGTCGGCGCCAACCTGCAAGATCATTTGATGTTCGTGATGCATTATCGCGCCAAGCGGCCGATCTCGCTGCGCTCGGCCGAAAGCCCGGCCAACCTGCTCCGCTACATCCTGAAGCGCCGCGGCATGCTTGCTTCCAACATCGCCGAAGCCATTGCCTTCTTCGCCAGCACCGAGGGCGCAGCGCCCGATCTTGAGATCGTCTTCGCCCCTGCCTTGTTCGAGAACGAGGGCCTCACGCCTCCGTCTGCGCACGGCTTCAGCATGGGCGTCGTCTTGCTGGCGCCCAAATCACGCGGCCGCGTCACACTCGAGTCGTCCGATCCGCATTCAGCGCCGCTGATCGATCCCGGCTATCTTAGCGATCCGGACGGCTCGGACCTCGCGCGCATCATCATCGGCGCCCGCCGCGCGCACGCAATCGCCACGCAGCCGCCGCTTGCCAACGAGAACACCGGAATGATGCTGCCGCGCGCGCTGGACGATGAAGCGATCACGACCGCCATCCGCGCCACCGCACAAACGATCTATCACCCCGTTGGCACGTGCCGCATGGGCGTGGACGAAAACTCTGTGGTCGATCCAAGCCTCGCGGTGCGCGGCGTCGAGCGACTGTGGATCGCGGATGCGTCGGTGATGCCTGCCATCCCCAGCGGTCACCCCAACGCCGTGATCACCGCCATCGCCGACCGCGCGGCGCATTTGGTCGGCGCTCAGGCTCTGGATACTTCAACTCTGCGCCATGCGAGATCGAGCACCGCTTGAATCCCTTCAATCCCAGAAGCGGAAATCAACAGTCCCACGCCGGACAACAGACTCCCCACGTCCGAAATGCGCGTATCGCGCGCCTCAGTAGCCTCTCGGCGCGCATCACTCCGCCACGCACGCCGCCGCTGACGCCGGAAGCACGGGCGCTGTGGAGCCGGAGCGCCAGTTCCAGGATTGTGCGCCGCTTTGACGACGGCGGCACATCACCTCTTCATGCAATTCGTACATGCCCGGCATGAATTGCGTTTCGAGGCGCGCGCCTTGATTGAACCGCATGAAGGCGCGCTCTCGCGCATACGGCGCCCAAGCAGGCCCATTCGTGGCTACGGGCCCGCCGTTGCGTGCGAAGCTCGTCCAATAATCGATCATCGCATCCGAGACGCTGCGCTGATCGGCGGTATCAGGGATTTGCGGCCAGTGGGCTGGCGTTGCATCGAAGGTGCCGAACACAAACGGTACCTCGCTCGCGTGAAAGGCGGTTAGGTCCGCTTCGGCGGCCGCAGGATAATCCTGGTCGAAGTAATAGAGGAAGGAAGGCTGGCCGATGGCGCTTTGGTTGCGCACCAATCGCTCGGACGCCCAACCGAACACCACGTCGCGCGAAGCCGCAAGCCGCGTCTGTTCAAGGTCCGTCGGCGGGTAGAGTCGCAGATATTCGTCGGCAAGATCGCCGTAGCGCGCTCTAATCTCTGCAACATAGGCGTCCGCATTGGCGGCGAGCGGCGGCAGCAGGAAGCGCAGCCCACGGATTTCGCCACTCGTGAGTCCCGCCATCAACGGCACAGGCGC
This is a stretch of genomic DNA from Vitreimonas flagellata. It encodes these proteins:
- a CDS encoding TetR/AcrR family transcriptional regulator; translation: MATPKRSTKTPTGKHEVRTAIIAAARDLFAERGYAAVSVRDIAETARVNHGLVHRHFGAKDAVLHAVLQGMFEDVGGLVRANLKPGDPDFIERLYPLAAARKQDWQILMRAVLDGFDFQTAGFEFPITGAVVDHVAARRGSRNEASRTIAGAIIAGGIGWLLLESYLSPVLKLDGVDHEKLRKRMGALFQGLVDA
- a CDS encoding GMC family oxidoreductase, which produces MSADYIIVGAGTAGCVLAERLSARGFRILLLEAGGDHRHMHVQIPAAFPKLFKTQRDWAYSTTPQAALNNRAIFWPRGKMLGGSSSMNAQIHQWCSAHDFDDWNIEGWRSADLAPALKRVDGELNGGALREPNPLTHAFIQSAAARGLRTKGSYNSGVLESGAWVAEVAHRDGARLSAADAYLGKAKTAGVRILTHAHAERVLFDGKRAIGVELRQGRDVQRVTANAGVILCGGAVNTPQTLMLSGIGPAAQLKALGIEARHHAPDVGANLQDHLMFVMHYRAKRPISLRSAESPANLLRYILKRRGMLASNIAEAIAFFASTEGAAPDLEIVFAPALFENEGLTPPSAHGFSMGVVLLAPKSRGRVTLESSDPHSAPLIDPGYLSDPDGSDLARIIIGARRAHAIATQPPLANENTGMMLPRALDDEAITTAIRATAQTIYHPVGTCRMGVDENSVVDPSLAVRGVERLWIADASVMPAIPSGHPNAVITAIADRAAHLVGAQALDTSTLRHARSSTA